One genomic segment of Chitinophaga sancti includes these proteins:
- a CDS encoding RagB/SusD family nutrient uptake outer membrane protein, with protein sequence MIKSKYIVIAAVMSTAILVDACSKSFLERSPQGALTGSDVQSKDGIQALLVGVYAALDGQSSGTTALNGSNPWEATPTNWIYGSVAAGDAHKGSDAVDQPPVSQIASGVFDPSNGFFNTKWQVLYEGIARANTLLSLLPDATGMTDADKVGVKAQTLFLRGHYYFELKKMYDKVPWVDETNMDDYKQPNNVDIWPKIEADFQYAYDNLPETQTSVGRANKWAAACYLAKTYVYQAKWSDAKALFDIITVKGQTTNGLPYGLVDRFEDNFDPANKNNKESVFAIQMTANDGTLSIANANQGEMLNFPYNSPFGCCGFYQPTQDLVNSYRTDATGLPYLDDANDHAVKNDMKILSTEPFTPDAGNLDPRLDWTVGRRGIPYLDWGNHPGRSWVRDQDYAGPYAPKKNVYWQYNQDKYKDANSWAPGSALNVVLIRYADVLLQAAEAEAQLGNYTAAETYVNQVRTRAGKPATAVYKYTNDAAPMGGFSTTPAANYVISTYTPGTFAAGGKDFSLKAIYFERKLELAMEGQRYFDLVRWGIAATEMTRFFAYESKITTDITGGKFVSGRNEHYPIPQRQIDLSVKGGTKTLEQNQGY encoded by the coding sequence ATGATTAAGTCAAAATATATAGTCATAGCGGCAGTGATGTCTACTGCCATACTGGTAGATGCGTGCAGCAAGAGTTTCCTGGAACGTAGCCCTCAGGGAGCATTGACAGGTAGTGACGTACAGAGTAAAGATGGTATTCAGGCTTTGCTCGTAGGTGTATATGCTGCACTGGATGGGCAAAGTAGTGGTACAACAGCGTTGAATGGTAGTAACCCATGGGAAGCTACACCGACTAACTGGATCTATGGTAGTGTAGCTGCCGGCGATGCACACAAAGGTAGTGATGCCGTTGACCAGCCGCCTGTGAGCCAGATTGCCTCAGGTGTATTTGATCCAAGTAATGGTTTCTTTAATACCAAATGGCAGGTATTGTACGAAGGTATAGCCAGGGCCAATACCTTGTTATCATTATTGCCGGATGCTACAGGTATGACGGATGCCGATAAGGTGGGTGTGAAAGCACAGACTTTGTTCCTGCGTGGTCATTATTACTTTGAGCTGAAGAAGATGTATGACAAAGTTCCATGGGTTGATGAAACGAACATGGACGATTACAAACAACCGAATAATGTGGATATCTGGCCTAAAATCGAAGCAGATTTTCAGTATGCTTACGATAACCTGCCGGAGACACAAACCAGCGTAGGTCGTGCTAACAAATGGGCAGCTGCCTGTTACCTGGCAAAGACTTATGTATATCAGGCAAAGTGGTCGGATGCGAAAGCGCTATTTGATATCATCACAGTAAAAGGACAGACTACAAATGGTTTGCCTTACGGATTGGTAGATCGCTTTGAAGATAACTTTGATCCGGCTAATAAAAATAACAAGGAATCTGTATTCGCGATCCAGATGACAGCCAATGATGGTACGCTTTCTATTGCGAATGCGAATCAGGGTGAGATGCTGAACTTCCCTTATAACAGTCCGTTTGGTTGTTGTGGATTCTATCAGCCTACACAGGACCTGGTGAATTCATATCGTACAGATGCCACTGGATTACCTTACCTGGATGATGCAAATGATCATGCGGTGAAGAATGACATGAAGATCCTGTCTACAGAGCCATTCACACCTGATGCAGGAAACCTGGATCCAAGATTGGACTGGACGGTAGGTCGTCGTGGTATTCCTTACCTGGATTGGGGTAATCACCCGGGTCGTTCATGGGTACGTGACCAGGATTATGCAGGGCCTTATGCACCAAAGAAAAATGTGTACTGGCAGTATAACCAGGATAAGTACAAAGATGCGAACTCCTGGGCGCCGGGATCTGCATTGAATGTAGTGTTGATTCGTTATGCAGATGTATTGTTGCAGGCAGCAGAGGCAGAAGCACAATTGGGTAACTATACCGCTGCAGAAACTTATGTAAACCAGGTACGTACCAGGGCAGGTAAGCCAGCAACAGCGGTGTATAAATACACAAATGATGCGGCACCGATGGGTGGATTCTCCACAACGCCTGCAGCTAATTATGTAATATCGACTTATACTCCCGGCACATTTGCAGCGGGTGGAAAGGATTTTTCCCTGAAGGCCATCTACTTTGAGCGTAAGCTGGAATTGGCCATGGAAGGACAGCGATATTTCGACTTAGTTCGTTGGGGTATTGCGGCTACAGAAATGACCAGGTTCTTTGCGTATGAGTCAAAGATTACTACTGACATCACAGGTGGTAAGTTTGTGTCTGGAAGAAATGAGCATTATCCGATACCACAGCGTCAGATTGACCTGAGTGTAAAAGGTGGTACAAAGACATTGGAGCAAAACCAAGGTTATTAA
- a CDS encoding VCBS repeat-containing protein has translation MVRYIPFVFLVIIFSCKSRPKGEALATKYCSSCHIAVSPALLDKETWLKHVLPAMAPKLGIGVWDEDKYYAQKGGITIQEWNEIVSYYRELAPDSLKAGSASLKEDASIFAVHTPLITDTVYRASTTLVSIDPFTGGVYSSAENGKTASLFKWDSLKAGKIFDLQSTGVDLNWVAADTGILTCIGNLRAVDQLAGVIWKITPSLREVHTIAMGLPRPVQTLPFGNDYVTLGFGHKFGGLYLVNEENRKTIREVPGAIHAETGDFNNDGYPDLVVLYAYDDEGIWLFLNDKKGGFTSENVLRFPPVYGSTSFQLADINKDGKPDIIYTAGDNGDYSMILKPYHGVYVFLNKGNFKFDVDKPDFFYHINGCTKVIAADFDQDGDIDLATIAFFADLKNNPSEKFVYLEQKKALVFEPHAVIGLVDQGRWICMAAGDYDKDGDIDLVLGSYSRGFIIQDGYEPAWNIHTPLVLLENKKK, from the coding sequence ATGGTTAGATATATTCCTTTCGTATTCCTCGTTATCATCTTTTCTTGTAAAAGCCGGCCGAAAGGCGAGGCGTTGGCTACTAAATATTGTAGTAGCTGTCATATAGCGGTGTCACCTGCCTTGTTAGATAAAGAAACGTGGTTAAAGCATGTATTGCCGGCGATGGCGCCCAAGCTGGGGATTGGTGTGTGGGATGAAGATAAGTATTATGCGCAGAAAGGTGGGATCACCATCCAGGAATGGAATGAAATTGTGAGTTATTATAGGGAATTAGCGCCTGATTCATTGAAAGCGGGATCTGCGTCTTTAAAAGAGGATGCTTCGATTTTTGCCGTACATACGCCCCTAATAACCGATACTGTTTATAGGGCGAGTACGACCTTAGTTTCCATTGATCCATTTACGGGTGGAGTGTATTCAAGTGCAGAGAATGGGAAGACGGCATCGCTGTTTAAATGGGATAGTTTGAAGGCGGGGAAAATATTTGATCTGCAATCAACAGGAGTAGATTTAAACTGGGTGGCGGCGGATACGGGTATCCTGACTTGTATTGGGAATTTGAGGGCGGTAGATCAGTTGGCGGGTGTGATCTGGAAAATAACCCCTTCATTGAGAGAGGTGCATACGATTGCCATGGGTTTGCCCAGACCTGTTCAAACTTTGCCATTTGGGAATGACTATGTTACCCTTGGGTTTGGCCACAAATTCGGGGGGCTTTATCTTGTAAATGAGGAGAACAGGAAAACAATACGGGAGGTGCCGGGTGCTATTCATGCTGAAACCGGCGATTTCAACAATGACGGCTACCCTGACCTGGTGGTGTTATATGCTTATGATGATGAAGGGATCTGGCTATTCCTGAATGATAAAAAGGGGGGATTTACAAGTGAGAACGTCCTTCGTTTTCCACCGGTTTATGGGTCCACCAGTTTTCAGTTGGCAGATATAAATAAAGACGGCAAGCCGGACATTATTTATACGGCTGGCGACAATGGTGATTATTCTATGATTCTCAAGCCTTACCACGGGGTGTATGTATTTTTGAATAAGGGAAATTTTAAATTTGATGTGGATAAACCAGATTTCTTCTACCACATTAATGGGTGTACCAAGGTGATAGCTGCAGATTTTGACCAGGATGGGGATATTGATCTGGCTACGATTGCCTTTTTTGCAGATCTGAAGAATAACCCTTCGGAGAAATTTGTATACCTGGAACAAAAAAAGGCATTAGTGTTTGAACCTCATGCAGTTATAGGGCTGGTTGACCAGGGTAGATGGATCTGTATGGCGGCAGGTGACTATGACAAAGATGGGGATATCGACCTGGTGTTGGGTAGCTATTCGAGGGGATTTATCATCCAGGATGGGTATGAACCGGCCTGGAATATTCATACGCCGCTGGTACTGCTGGAAAATAAGAAAAAATAA
- the eboC gene encoding UbiA-like protein EboC (EboC, a homolog the polyprenyltransferase UbiA, belongs to system of proteins involved in the trafficking of precursor metabolites to an extracytoplasmic compartment so that the biosynthesis of certain natural products, such as scytonemin, can be completed.): MQFVFRHSSLRKPVYPVNYIISKLLGYLRLMRPANIVTAVADVLAGIAISGFLGSAMVNYLDHLLPVLCLCLATVGLYGGGVVFNDVMDAKLDTVERPERPIPSGIISMNQAIVLGSYLLLVGILAAFTVARVTGFIALGITVCALVYDKWGKHQAWGPVNMGLCRGLNLLLGISIVMPALQAYWWMGIIPVVYIAAVTYISRGEVHGGNAMTMRIAAIAYALVYGTMVALAYYNEHLLIASPFILLFIIMINRPLWIAMKNPTGPNIGKAVKGGIIALIAMNAAWVAAFSSLQHALLVLILLPISMLIARAFAVT, translated from the coding sequence ATGCAATTCGTATTTCGTCATTCGTCATTGAGAAAACCTGTGTACCCGGTGAATTATATTATTAGCAAATTACTAGGATATTTACGTTTAATGCGTCCTGCCAATATCGTGACCGCTGTAGCAGATGTTTTGGCTGGGATAGCTATATCCGGTTTTTTGGGGTCTGCAATGGTCAATTACCTGGATCATCTGTTGCCCGTACTTTGTCTCTGTCTGGCTACTGTAGGTCTGTATGGAGGAGGTGTGGTGTTCAACGATGTAATGGATGCAAAATTGGACACAGTTGAACGCCCTGAACGCCCGATTCCAAGTGGCATAATTTCTATGAACCAGGCAATTGTACTGGGGTCGTACCTTTTATTAGTCGGTATACTGGCGGCATTTACTGTTGCACGTGTGACTGGTTTTATTGCACTGGGTATTACTGTATGTGCACTGGTATATGATAAATGGGGGAAACACCAGGCATGGGGCCCTGTGAATATGGGCCTTTGCAGGGGATTGAATTTATTGTTAGGAATTAGTATTGTGATGCCTGCTTTGCAAGCGTATTGGTGGATGGGGATTATTCCTGTCGTATACATTGCGGCAGTGACCTACATCAGTCGTGGTGAGGTACATGGGGGCAATGCAATGACTATGCGGATAGCAGCTATTGCTTATGCACTGGTATATGGTACGATGGTAGCACTGGCATATTATAATGAACACCTGCTCATTGCATCTCCGTTCATCCTGTTATTTATCATTATGATTAACAGACCACTGTGGATTGCCATGAAAAATCCTACAGGACCTAATATCGGGAAGGCGGTGAAAGGAGGGATCATTGCGTTGATAGCCATGAATGCAGCCTGGGTCGCTGCGTTTTCTTCCCTGCAACATGCATTGTTGGTGTTGATATTGTTACCTATATCTATGCTGATTGCAAGAGCTTTTGCTGTAACCTGA
- a CDS encoding 3-dehydroquinate synthase: MLLLKRLLLFDEHTIIAMHVIQQTFSVPYTYEVFFTTHLFDSGNPLLKNYLESQAANNLSKRLLVIADEGLIKHHPNLPIQIKHYCETVKGFELAGNILVIPGGEAVKNDMPLFYSLVDAIDQYSIDRHSFVIGIGGGAVLDLVGFAAAVSHRGVRHIRIPGTVLSQNDSGVGVKNGINYKGKKNFLGTFAPPAAVFNDAHLLTTLDPKDWRAGIAEAVKVALIKDAPFFEWLEANATALANGDLPLMQELVYRCAALHMAHIGGAGDPFESGSSRPLDFGHWSAHKLEQLSNFELRHGEAVSIGMAVDSVYASLLGWLDQASALRIVKLLQQLHLPVYHPLMEHKEGVPSPVIKGLEEFREHLGGRLTICLLKGIGVAAEVHVMDLTLLDKAVETVKSLS, from the coding sequence ATGCTACTTTTAAAACGGCTTTTATTATTTGATGAGCACACAATCATAGCTATGCACGTTATTCAACAGACATTCAGTGTTCCATATACCTACGAGGTATTCTTTACAACCCATCTCTTTGACTCAGGGAACCCACTGCTTAAGAACTACCTGGAATCCCAGGCCGCGAACAATCTTAGCAAGCGCTTACTGGTTATTGCTGATGAAGGATTGATCAAACATCATCCGAACCTTCCTATACAAATCAAACATTATTGCGAAACCGTGAAAGGTTTTGAACTTGCAGGCAACATCCTTGTTATTCCTGGTGGCGAAGCTGTAAAGAACGACATGCCGTTATTTTATAGCCTGGTGGACGCGATCGATCAGTATTCCATCGACCGCCATTCATTTGTAATCGGCATTGGTGGTGGCGCCGTACTGGACCTGGTAGGGTTTGCAGCTGCTGTATCTCACCGGGGGGTACGTCATATTCGTATACCAGGCACCGTGTTATCACAGAACGATTCAGGGGTTGGTGTCAAGAATGGTATTAACTACAAAGGGAAGAAGAACTTCCTGGGCACCTTTGCACCACCAGCAGCCGTATTCAACGATGCGCATCTGCTTACAACGCTGGATCCGAAAGACTGGCGGGCAGGTATTGCTGAAGCTGTAAAAGTAGCACTGATCAAAGATGCACCTTTCTTTGAATGGCTGGAAGCGAACGCTACAGCGCTGGCAAACGGAGATCTTCCGCTCATGCAGGAACTGGTATACCGTTGTGCTGCCTTACACATGGCGCACATTGGTGGTGCGGGCGATCCATTTGAAAGTGGTTCTTCCAGGCCATTGGATTTTGGTCACTGGAGTGCGCACAAACTGGAACAGTTATCTAATTTCGAATTGCGCCATGGAGAAGCTGTTTCCATTGGAATGGCAGTAGACAGTGTCTATGCTTCATTGCTGGGTTGGCTGGATCAGGCATCTGCTTTGCGGATAGTAAAGTTATTGCAGCAGTTACATTTGCCGGTGTACCACCCGTTAATGGAGCATAAAGAAGGTGTTCCTTCGCCGGTGATCAAGGGATTGGAAGAGTTCAGAGAACACCTTGGCGGCAGACTCACCATTTGTCTGTTAAAAGGCATCGGGGTGGCAGCAGAAGTTCATGTGATGGATCTGACACTTTTAGACAAAGCTGTAGAGACAGTCAAATCGCTTTCTTAA
- a CDS encoding EboA domain-containing protein — MEPYYYDCALVKNRIHAIIATHSTPQALNWLQQQLQLLQEAKTTQRFNITFTAMPRFTGKQVIPDTHIPEADNFFIYGYTLDRLARIWWLLQFPSEDRSRYVAAIEDLFSAADMNEQITLYGALPLLAYGEEWKLRTAEGIRSNIGGVLEAIMVHNSYPAQYLDEPAWNQLVMKAIFTDKPVHLITGLDERANPVLAQILIDYAHERWAAGRKINPMLWRLIAPFIDHEILPDISRIWASDQIIDKEAAALACAHTGFAPAKALLQQSPELAGAIADQSLTWDIVAEKASV; from the coding sequence ATGGAACCATACTATTATGATTGTGCGTTGGTAAAAAACCGAATACATGCAATAATCGCTACGCACTCCACGCCACAAGCGCTTAACTGGCTTCAACAACAGTTACAGCTGCTACAGGAAGCGAAGACTACTCAGCGCTTCAACATCACTTTCACTGCCATGCCCCGTTTCACGGGCAAACAAGTCATACCAGACACGCACATTCCCGAGGCAGATAACTTTTTCATTTATGGGTATACGTTAGATCGCCTCGCACGTATCTGGTGGTTGCTCCAGTTTCCTTCGGAGGACCGGTCCCGTTATGTCGCTGCTATTGAAGACCTCTTCTCGGCAGCAGATATGAATGAGCAGATTACATTGTATGGTGCATTGCCTTTGCTGGCATATGGGGAAGAGTGGAAACTGCGTACTGCTGAAGGTATCCGCTCAAACATAGGCGGGGTGCTGGAAGCCATCATGGTACACAATAGTTATCCTGCCCAGTACCTGGATGAACCAGCCTGGAATCAGCTGGTGATGAAAGCGATTTTTACAGACAAACCTGTGCATTTGATCACTGGTCTTGACGAACGTGCTAACCCGGTACTTGCGCAGATCCTGATTGATTATGCACATGAACGCTGGGCTGCCGGCAGAAAGATCAATCCGATGTTGTGGAGATTGATCGCTCCTTTTATTGATCATGAGATCCTGCCTGATATCAGTCGTATCTGGGCATCGGATCAGATCATAGACAAAGAAGCTGCGGCATTGGCCTGTGCTCATACCGGTTTTGCGCCGGCAAAAGCACTCCTGCAGCAATCGCCGGAGTTGGCTGGTGCCATCGCCGATCAATCGTTGACATGGGATATTGTTGCTGAAAAAGCGAGTGTATAG
- the eboE gene encoding metabolite traffic protein EboE, with translation MQTVTGHLSYCTNIHPGETWPDHFAQLQQYIPSIKASVSPDKPFGIGLRLANTASLELSKETNLLAFKQWLKEQGCYLFTMNGFPYGGFHHTVVKDQVHTPDWTTSDRVDYTARLFRILAALLPADMEGGISTAPLSYKLWHDDTEAAMETATLNMLQVLGQLARIHRAGGPLMHLDIEPEPDGLMENIQEYIDWYFAYLMPLGINYLLDQFDMTEKEAGATIKRHIQLCYDVCHFALVYESPAFVLSKLHEYGLKVGKLQISAALKATMPAVPEEREAVAQAFSAFNEPTYLHQVIARKSNGDFLHYPDLPQALADASNKDVVEWRSHFHVPVFLEHYELLYSTQSDIREVLALQREQLFTQHMEVETYTWGVLPAALKLPMDQSVSRELGWVMQQLGILKMEG, from the coding sequence ATGCAAACAGTTACAGGTCATCTTTCCTATTGCACGAATATTCACCCGGGTGAAACCTGGCCAGATCATTTCGCGCAATTGCAACAATATATTCCATCTATTAAAGCAAGTGTATCGCCTGATAAACCTTTTGGCATTGGTCTGCGTCTTGCCAACACGGCGAGTTTAGAGCTGTCTAAAGAAACTAACCTGCTGGCTTTCAAGCAATGGCTGAAAGAACAGGGGTGCTATTTATTTACGATGAATGGTTTTCCATACGGGGGCTTTCATCATACCGTGGTAAAAGACCAGGTACATACACCTGACTGGACCACTTCGGACAGAGTGGATTATACTGCTCGCCTTTTCCGTATTCTCGCTGCTTTGTTGCCGGCAGATATGGAAGGTGGTATTTCTACTGCGCCCTTGTCGTACAAACTATGGCATGATGATACAGAAGCGGCGATGGAAACGGCCACGTTAAATATGTTGCAGGTATTGGGTCAGTTAGCACGTATACATCGCGCAGGTGGTCCTTTGATGCACCTGGATATAGAACCGGAGCCGGATGGATTGATGGAGAATATCCAGGAGTATATTGACTGGTACTTTGCTTACCTGATGCCATTGGGTATTAACTATCTGCTGGACCAGTTTGATATGACAGAAAAAGAAGCTGGTGCTACTATAAAAAGGCATATTCAATTATGCTATGACGTATGCCACTTTGCATTGGTATATGAGTCGCCTGCATTTGTATTAAGTAAGTTGCACGAGTATGGCCTGAAAGTTGGTAAATTACAAATCAGTGCAGCGCTGAAAGCCACTATGCCAGCAGTTCCTGAAGAAAGAGAAGCGGTGGCGCAGGCATTCAGTGCATTCAACGAACCGACTTATTTACACCAGGTCATTGCGCGAAAATCGAACGGTGATTTTCTGCATTATCCTGACTTACCACAGGCACTGGCAGATGCGAGCAATAAGGATGTAGTGGAGTGGCGATCTCACTTCCATGTACCGGTATTTTTAGAACACTACGAGTTACTATATTCTACACAGTCTGATATTCGTGAAGTATTGGCCTTGCAACGAGAACAGTTATTTACGCAGCATATGGAGGTGGAAACCTACACATGGGGGGTATTGCCGGCAGCATTGAAACTGCCAATGGATCAATCAGTTTCGCGCGAATTGGGCTGGGTGATGCAACAGCTTGGAATTCTGAAAATGGAAGGCTAG
- a CDS encoding TatD family hydrolase, which produces MCCSHELNGTTQPLTMVPAYMERIKGMQFFDPHIHMTSRTTDDYQAMAAAGITAVIEPAFWLGQPRTGIDTFRDYFNSLIGWERFRSSQFGIKHYCTIGLNSKEANNEKLAEAVMEILPLFIYKEGVVGVGEIGFDDQTPAEEKYYRAQLELAKEAGLPVQIHTPHRDKKKGTTRSMDIAIEHGIDPKMVIVDHNNEETVKEVLDRGFWAAFTIYPFTKMGNERMVEVVKQYGSERIMINSAADWGISDPLAVPKTAALMHESGIDSNDIHLVTFRNAITAFAQSGQINEADFEMVKNIDQSLKFNGSTVLRGGQQPFRNAQSTIIS; this is translated from the coding sequence ATGTGTTGTAGTCACGAACTGAATGGAACAACCCAACCATTGACAATGGTACCCGCGTATATGGAGCGTATAAAAGGAATGCAGTTCTTTGATCCCCATATTCACATGACAAGCCGCACCACAGACGATTATCAGGCTATGGCAGCGGCTGGTATTACTGCTGTAATAGAGCCTGCTTTCTGGTTAGGACAACCCAGAACCGGCATTGATACCTTCAGGGATTATTTCAATTCCCTCATTGGCTGGGAACGATTTCGTTCCTCACAATTTGGTATTAAGCATTATTGCACCATCGGATTGAACAGCAAGGAGGCCAACAATGAAAAACTGGCGGAAGCTGTGATGGAAATACTGCCTCTTTTTATTTACAAAGAAGGAGTAGTAGGTGTAGGTGAAATAGGCTTTGACGACCAGACACCCGCTGAAGAAAAATATTATCGCGCACAGCTAGAACTCGCTAAGGAAGCGGGTTTGCCAGTGCAGATCCATACGCCACACAGAGATAAAAAGAAAGGTACCACACGTAGTATGGACATTGCCATCGAACATGGCATTGACCCAAAAATGGTGATTGTAGACCACAATAACGAAGAGACTGTAAAAGAAGTATTGGACAGGGGTTTCTGGGCTGCATTTACCATTTATCCATTTACAAAAATGGGGAACGAGCGCATGGTAGAAGTTGTAAAACAGTATGGCAGTGAGCGGATTATGATTAATTCTGCTGCCGACTGGGGTATCAGTGACCCATTGGCTGTACCTAAAACAGCGGCTCTCATGCACGAAAGTGGTATTGACTCGAATGACATTCATTTGGTAACTTTCCGCAATGCTATAACAGCCTTTGCCCAAAGTGGACAAATTAATGAAGCGGATTTTGAGATGGTAAAGAATATAGACCAGAGCCTGAAGTTCAACGGAAGTACCGTATTACGCGGTGGTCAACAACCTTTCCGTAATGCTCAGTCTACTATCATCAGTTAA